The following are from one region of the Endozoicomonas sp. 4G genome:
- the traN gene encoding conjugal transfer protein TraN, producing MTKFACYHLLVGLFVFCIHSAMAETTREAIHTFEQYTRSHWLNQIDQQSEAITRNPQSIANQVPNLMMETPSDNAHRRKLESYYRNEDFDGLQSFGEQRAQQLETEPSPEGEAWRLLNQTPDRYYPDANEHRILHPVEQSINGLQHPNTWSKQKQWPSDIQGNPIYDKNSEISATIARLRQHFKGCDYQKKLVLKKDHQVHSPDIRECTRAVVTDNSATLHRNIRFKPFADYISGSALAGMNSCQSASDQEGCLQIRLGKDAGADNYYHCRCCIKEESFTVTLPKPQALSRAVLQQARWDDRLQVWINNKKVWQSSPDFPPESPGRCELDANFYLHSPVSLDKSVFNTANGQVTFKIRTSVGDDGEGFALIRLYFDISQLIEDDRWVPSSALDQLNEMRQWQKDGLCSLTYQCLETMSDAEHTLHGKVIPLQSSLSPQLSADCKTARAEADCFYYKTTSSQYPPDHCAQYANDPNCEFLDSHCLGEKSGICYTRAERYDCGYTGSLNQIGIEESIHCEGQPMQCMLGECQANITDADNTDFASAVSGLHAAKHMAHDMQCNQDGSGCRVFNGKSCTCKQGIFNMVDCCNLPTNVNFASYMNLLLMGYLFDQSAIHLQGNFPNQLTGSYQKMREPLIQGINKLSQPAKNLWSDMSKSWEKLTEKLWPTPAEVHAQTATAKPIAGELSQEAQKTMLGNMQQQLMRKMAEVVHKILGEDATNLLFRTVGNNLASQGGQLSQQTLIMNPAITSAISAVTMIYTAYTMTKLIIQITNKCEAEEFELAAKREMKTCHKVGSYRESKFLGLSSMEYNSYCCFNSPLSRILQVKIRQQLNMGWSSARHPDCSGITPEILQTVDWNRIDLSEWLALLKLQNKLPELNAHTLKQLNLETLTGKGSRLDFDQHREDSRKRLEARYKNLKPEQLNHYQNEKVHQLRSHTSHH from the coding sequence ATGACAAAGTTTGCCTGTTACCACCTGCTGGTAGGGTTATTTGTTTTCTGCATTCACAGTGCGATGGCAGAAACCACTCGGGAAGCCATTCACACATTTGAGCAATATACCCGTTCACACTGGCTCAACCAGATTGACCAGCAATCCGAAGCGATTACACGAAACCCTCAGTCTATTGCCAACCAGGTACCCAACCTGATGATGGAAACACCTTCAGACAATGCTCACCGCCGGAAGCTGGAAAGTTATTATCGGAATGAAGATTTCGATGGCTTGCAGTCGTTTGGTGAGCAGCGGGCACAACAACTGGAAACCGAACCATCCCCGGAAGGTGAAGCCTGGCGTTTATTGAACCAGACACCGGACCGGTATTACCCTGATGCCAACGAACACAGGATTCTCCACCCTGTAGAACAGAGTATTAATGGCCTGCAACATCCCAATACCTGGTCAAAACAGAAGCAGTGGCCTTCCGATATTCAGGGCAATCCCATATACGATAAGAACAGTGAAATCAGTGCCACCATCGCTCGTTTACGGCAGCACTTTAAAGGCTGTGATTATCAGAAAAAGCTGGTGTTGAAAAAAGATCATCAAGTGCACAGCCCTGATATTCGTGAATGCACAAGGGCTGTGGTGACAGACAACAGTGCAACCTTGCATCGAAACATCCGGTTTAAACCCTTTGCAGACTACATTTCTGGCTCAGCGCTGGCTGGCATGAACAGCTGTCAAAGCGCATCAGATCAAGAAGGCTGTTTACAGATTCGGTTAGGCAAAGATGCGGGAGCCGATAACTACTATCACTGCCGTTGCTGTATCAAGGAAGAGTCTTTCACGGTGACATTACCCAAACCACAGGCTTTAAGTCGTGCAGTGCTCCAGCAAGCCCGTTGGGATGACCGGCTGCAAGTCTGGATTAACAATAAAAAGGTCTGGCAGAGCAGTCCTGACTTCCCTCCTGAAAGCCCCGGCAGGTGTGAGCTGGATGCTAATTTTTATCTGCACAGCCCGGTTTCGCTGGATAAAAGTGTCTTTAATACAGCGAACGGTCAGGTCACTTTCAAAATTCGAACCTCCGTTGGCGACGATGGCGAAGGCTTTGCGCTGATCAGGCTTTATTTCGATATCAGCCAGCTGATAGAAGACGATCGCTGGGTTCCTTCATCTGCACTGGATCAGCTGAACGAAATGCGACAATGGCAAAAAGATGGACTGTGCAGCCTGACTTACCAGTGCCTTGAGACGATGAGCGATGCAGAACATACCCTTCACGGTAAAGTGATTCCTCTGCAATCCAGTCTCTCACCACAACTATCAGCCGACTGCAAAACCGCTAGGGCTGAAGCCGATTGTTTTTACTACAAAACGACATCATCACAGTATCCTCCTGATCATTGTGCCCAGTACGCCAACGATCCGAATTGCGAATTTCTGGACAGCCATTGTTTAGGAGAAAAGTCTGGCATCTGTTATACCCGCGCAGAGCGATATGACTGCGGCTACACAGGCAGCCTGAACCAGATTGGTATCGAAGAAAGTATTCACTGCGAAGGTCAACCCATGCAGTGCATGTTGGGCGAGTGCCAGGCCAATATTACCGATGCGGATAACACCGACTTTGCCAGTGCGGTCAGCGGTCTCCATGCTGCAAAACATATGGCCCATGATATGCAGTGCAATCAGGATGGTTCAGGTTGCAGGGTATTCAATGGCAAGTCCTGCACCTGCAAACAAGGCATTTTCAATATGGTGGACTGCTGCAATCTACCTACCAATGTGAATTTTGCCAGCTATATGAACCTGCTGCTGATGGGCTACCTGTTCGATCAATCAGCAATCCACCTGCAAGGTAACTTTCCCAATCAGCTGACCGGGTCATATCAGAAAATGCGGGAACCGCTGATACAGGGCATCAACAAGCTAAGCCAGCCTGCAAAGAATCTGTGGTCAGACATGAGCAAAAGCTGGGAAAAGCTCACAGAAAAGCTCTGGCCGACACCCGCTGAAGTTCATGCCCAAACCGCAACCGCCAAGCCCATTGCCGGAGAACTGTCGCAGGAAGCTCAGAAGACAATGCTCGGCAATATGCAGCAACAACTGATGCGAAAGATGGCAGAAGTCGTCCATAAAATTCTGGGCGAAGATGCCACCAATCTGCTTTTTCGAACGGTTGGTAACAACCTGGCTTCTCAGGGCGGTCAGCTCAGCCAGCAAACCCTGATTATGAACCCGGCCATCACCTCGGCAATCAGTGCTGTCACCATGATCTACACGGCTTACACCATGACCAAACTGATTATCCAGATCACCAATAAATGTGAAGCCGAAGAATTTGAATTGGCCGCCAAACGAGAAATGAAAACCTGTCACAAAGTCGGCAGTTACAGGGAAAGCAAGTTTTTGGGATTGAGCAGCATGGAGTACAACAGCTACTGCTGTTTCAACTCGCCCTTGTCTCGCATTCTGCAGGTGAAAATCAGACAGCAGTTGAACATGGGCTGGAGTTCAGCCAGGCACCCGGACTGCTCTGGCATTACTCCCGAAATCTTACAAACGGTAGACTGGAATCGAATCGATCTGAGCGAATGGCTGGCACTTTTAAAGCTGCAAAACAAACTGCCGGAATTGAATGCCCACACACTGAAGCAGCTCAATCTGGAAACACTGACAGGCAAAGGGTCAAGGCTGGATTTCGACCAGCACCGGGAAGATAGCAGGAAGCGACTGGAGGCAAGATACAAGAACCTTAAGCCGGAACAACTCAATCATTATCAGAATGAAAAAGTACATCAGCTTCGCTCTCATACCAGTCACCATTGA